A single Anopheles arabiensis isolate DONGOLA chromosome 2, AaraD3, whole genome shotgun sequence DNA region contains:
- the LOC120906636 gene encoding NADH dehydrogenase [ubiquinone] 1 beta subcomplex subunit 7 isoform X1, with amino-acid sequence MKYFSRPTIPLSGVKLGPPVKPVRLSKERNENPKQSSKPKLPDARSRGSCVRMGNYVSLYLTNPKGTPLPLTEPSFDPNLGFPHGRKERVMIATEEEMEAAKLPLEARDYCAHKLIQYRACRSDVWPWAYKCAHEKHEYLNCEYDDYILRLKEYEREKRLLQRKLRLEKKQAQELQA; translated from the exons ATGAAATATTTTTCCCGACCCACAATCCCGTTGTCCGGTGTCAAACTCGGCCCACCTGTCAAACCCGTCCGTCTGTCaaaagaacggaacgaaaATCCAAAGCAATCATCAAAACCAAA ACTTCCTGACGCGCGATCACGGGGCTCCTGCGTTAGGATGGGTAACTACGTGTCGCTGTATCTGACCAACCCGAAGGGAACTCCGCTGCCGCTAACGGAACCAAGCTTCGACCCGAACCTGGGTTTCCCCCATGGCCGCAAGGAACGGG TAATGATTGCCACCGAGGAGGAGATGGAAGCAGCCAAGTTGCCCCTGGAGGCCCGTGATTACTGTGCCCACAAGCTGATCCAGTACCGTGCCTGCCGGTCCGACGTGTGGCCATGGGCGTACAAATGTGCCCACGAAAAGCACGAATACCTCAACTGCGAATACGATGA CTACATTCTCCGGCTGAAAGAATACGAACGCGAGAAGAGATTGCTGCAGCGGAAGTTGAGACTTGAAAAGAAGCAGGCCCAGGAGCTGCAAGCTTAA
- the LOC120906636 gene encoding NADH dehydrogenase [ubiquinone] 1 beta subcomplex subunit 7 isoform X2, producing the protein MGNYVSLYLTNPKGTPLPLTEPSFDPNLGFPHGRKERVMIATEEEMEAAKLPLEARDYCAHKLIQYRACRSDVWPWAYKCAHEKHEYLNCEYDDYILRLKEYEREKRLLQRKLRLEKKQAQELQA; encoded by the exons ATGGGTAACTACGTGTCGCTGTATCTGACCAACCCGAAGGGAACTCCGCTGCCGCTAACGGAACCAAGCTTCGACCCGAACCTGGGTTTCCCCCATGGCCGCAAGGAACGGG TAATGATTGCCACCGAGGAGGAGATGGAAGCAGCCAAGTTGCCCCTGGAGGCCCGTGATTACTGTGCCCACAAGCTGATCCAGTACCGTGCCTGCCGGTCCGACGTGTGGCCATGGGCGTACAAATGTGCCCACGAAAAGCACGAATACCTCAACTGCGAATACGATGA CTACATTCTCCGGCTGAAAGAATACGAACGCGAGAAGAGATTGCTGCAGCGGAAGTTGAGACTTGAAAAGAAGCAGGCCCAGGAGCTGCAAGCTTAA
- the LOC120906644 gene encoding protein PBDC1, translating to MDVLSRPAEEFVNDGTVEELWAVKAVDHAEVHFNLLCSVDPRLLRLTPYDDEIYEQFRRMFPDMDVRVVNESELKSSDGKTKWRAYMEKFNRLEDFSYGTLLRSDAEEEFRPENAILVVRIQFWAIEVARNREGHNDIVRMKFRGRNVNRDVE from the coding sequence ATGGACGTACTCTCGAGACCGGCGGAAGAATTCGTCAACGATGGCACGGTGGAGGAGCTGTGGGCTGTGAAGGCGGTCGACCACGCCGAGGTACACTTCAATCTCCTGTGCAGTGTCGATCCGCGCCTGCTACGACTGACTCCGTACGATGACGAGATCTACGAGCAGTTCCGGCGGATGTTCCCCGACATGGACGTGCGGGTGGTGAACGAAAGCGAGCTGAAAAGCTCGGACGGCAAAACGAAATGGAGAGCGTACATGGAGAAGTTCAACCGGTTGGAAGATTTCAGCTACGGCACGCTGCTGCGCTCGGACGCGGAGGAAGAATTCCGGCCGGAAAACGCCATCCTGGTGGTGCGGATCCAGTTCTGGGCGATCGAGGTGGCCCGAAACCGGGAGGGGCATAACGATATCGTACGGATGAAGTTCCGCGGGAGAAATGTAAACAGAGATGTGGAATAA